In Paenibacillus sp. FSL R7-0345, a single window of DNA contains:
- a CDS encoding extracellular solute-binding protein, with translation MKVGKRTLVLSMAMTMALSALTGCTGNSDNQQSGTNAPANAGDNKETAAKDVTLELLYWGDDVQKKLVEAATEKYTADTGIKINAQVLPADGTFDTFIQTRLQSGELPDISYMGEGDIQKYNEMGILADISDLLTDGSIPEKLSAITIHSPEQKVIGVGLSNQLELLFYSKSKFDEAGIAYPPTKVEEAWDWDTFVTNAKKLTKDSKGKTAAEEGFNADLTENYGLGFTAGREFHHFWAANANGGGIVSPDGTEFQWDSAESAEGIQKLADLVNKDKVASPFTYTWSTGIGSAVDALSGGYAMAVSGSWDLANIKGNEDIGVGVLPKMKKAVTMNAGAPLVVYNTSKNIEEAKKFYAYMVNPENSLELLKSGAWLPNQADWYTDAALVDKWSSELPVSAKETILSYSTTKDSIVQWPAYYVPAYLKMNTEYEKSIDQALSGSKSVKEIYDSIMPVIKSLWESGKVS, from the coding sequence ATGAAGGTTGGCAAGCGTACTCTGGTGCTGTCCATGGCAATGACAATGGCGCTTTCTGCGCTGACAGGCTGCACAGGAAATTCGGACAACCAGCAGAGCGGCACTAATGCTCCGGCAAACGCCGGAGATAACAAAGAGACTGCTGCAAAGGACGTTACACTGGAGCTGCTGTATTGGGGGGATGATGTACAGAAGAAGCTGGTTGAAGCGGCGACAGAGAAATATACAGCCGATACCGGAATCAAGATCAATGCGCAGGTGCTGCCGGCGGACGGAACCTTTGATACCTTTATCCAAACCCGGCTGCAATCCGGCGAGCTCCCTGACATCAGTTACATGGGGGAAGGGGATATCCAGAAATATAATGAAATGGGCATTCTGGCCGATATTTCAGATCTTTTGACGGACGGAAGCATCCCTGAGAAGCTGTCTGCCATAACCATTCATTCTCCTGAACAAAAGGTAATCGGTGTGGGCCTGTCCAATCAGCTGGAGCTGCTCTTTTACAGCAAGTCCAAGTTCGATGAAGCGGGAATTGCCTATCCGCCAACAAAGGTGGAAGAGGCATGGGACTGGGATACTTTTGTAACAAATGCTAAAAAGCTGACCAAGGATTCCAAAGGCAAAACAGCCGCAGAAGAAGGGTTCAATGCTGACCTGACTGAGAATTACGGGCTGGGCTTCACCGCAGGGCGTGAATTCCATCATTTCTGGGCGGCAAATGCGAACGGCGGCGGAATTGTCTCCCCAGACGGCACGGAGTTCCAGTGGGATTCTGCTGAAAGTGCCGAAGGCATCCAGAAGCTGGCTGATCTGGTCAACAAGGACAAGGTTGCATCCCCGTTCACGTATACCTGGAGTACAGGGATCGGTTCGGCGGTTGATGCCCTCAGCGGCGGATACGCGATGGCTGTCAGCGGCTCCTGGGATTTGGCCAATATTAAGGGGAACGAAGACATCGGTGTTGGCGTTCTGCCGAAAATGAAGAAAGCGGTAACAATGAACGCCGGTGCTCCGCTTGTCGTATATAACACCTCCAAGAACATTGAAGAAGCCAAAAAGTTCTATGCTTATATGGTTAATCCGGAGAACAGCCTTGAGCTGCTGAAAAGCGGGGCATGGCTGCCGAATCAGGCAGACTGGTATACTGATGCCGCACTGGTTGATAAATGGAGCTCTGAGCTTCCGGTAAGCGCCAAAGAAACCATTCTCAGCTATAGCACTACTAAGGATTCTATCGTACAATGGCCAGCTTATTATGTTCCTGCTTATCTCAAGATGAATACTGAATACGAGAAATCAATCGACCAGGCGCTGTCCGGCAGTAAAAGCGTAAAGGAAATCTACGATTCTATCATGCCTGTCATCAAGTCACTGTGGGAGAGCGGCAAGGTATCCTAG